The Cystobacter fuscus DSM 2262 genome contains a region encoding:
- a CDS encoding efflux RND transporter permease subunit, with product MFLSDVSIRRPVFTAMMSLCLIVLGVMGFTRLGTDLFPDVSIPVVVVNTIYKGAGPGEIETQVIKPIEDAVAGINGVDKIHSFSRENVGTVVVQFKLSTNLDRAVQEVRDKVSGVSNRLPNDADAPVIGRVDLSAVAVLTYAASAQADSRTVRKLIEDQLKPALAQLEGVADVRINGGDVREIQVDIDLDKARAVGVSPMDVGQRIGSENLDLPAGRLQLGSTELTVRSLGQFKSVEELRQLPVAQSRTGAQVRLEEIATVTDGAEERRTTTRLNGQDAVILEIVKQPGSNTVAVSDAVKAAMTKLVPTLGHEFKTTLLIDQSVPIRENAHEVWIALVFGGAMAVLIILMFLLDPRGTFISSLALPTSVIGTFFVMFLLDYSLNQMTLLALSLAIGLLIDDAVVVREAITHRLEQGEDPMSAAANGTKDVGLAVLATTLALVAVFVPVAFMPGMVGQFLQQFGITISVAVLISLFISFTLDPMLSARLAKQRQAGEHHQENALARSIRGFLDGSERVYSRILRWVLDHKWATMGITLVAMVLSFGAARGLGFELMSPEDRSQFFVQLILPDSSNLEQTGARVAQAEKLLRQVPEVTDIYSIVGENGDVNKARIRVLTTQKHERTRGIQAIKEDARARLNPEMVATRVLMMDPPIIDGLGGDFYPIILRVTGPDMAKLQVEAERLAGLLHEIPGTVDVRVDFNPPKPELAIEIDRARAKDLGLSAAALAMQLRLAIGGDVSAKLREGVDETDIRVRLSSRDRDTPERVGQLLLATPRGMVPVSDVAKVELRDGPSVIEHENRQKQIAVYAQLKDAALGDVASAFREKVAAQPLPPGYSLIYDGQMKMLTEQNDAFGSAFILAFVFIYMVLASQFESFKHPFTIMVSLPLALVGALLGLYFGGFHVSMGAMIGIILLMGLVTKNAILLVDGALQYLREGATVDEALMKAGPRRLRPILMTSAAMAIGMVPTAIGQGVGSEFRAPMAIAVIGGVITSTFLTLLVVPVVFAAMESLGFSKRAPKSADAPVLPIPEPRQHSDRAA from the coding sequence ATGTTCCTCAGCGACGTCTCCATTCGCAGGCCGGTCTTCACGGCCATGATGTCCCTCTGCCTCATCGTCCTCGGGGTGATGGGCTTTACCCGGCTGGGCACCGACCTCTTCCCGGACGTGTCCATTCCGGTGGTGGTCGTCAACACCATCTACAAGGGCGCGGGCCCGGGTGAGATCGAGACCCAGGTCATCAAGCCCATCGAGGATGCCGTCGCGGGCATCAACGGCGTGGACAAGATCCACTCCTTCAGCCGCGAGAACGTGGGCACGGTGGTGGTGCAGTTCAAGCTGTCCACCAACCTGGACCGGGCGGTGCAGGAGGTGCGCGACAAGGTGTCGGGCGTGTCCAACCGCCTGCCCAACGACGCGGACGCGCCGGTGATTGGCCGCGTGGACCTGTCGGCGGTGGCGGTGCTCACCTACGCGGCGAGCGCGCAGGCCGACTCGCGCACGGTGCGCAAGCTCATCGAGGACCAGCTCAAGCCGGCGCTCGCGCAGCTCGAGGGCGTGGCCGACGTGCGCATCAACGGCGGTGACGTACGGGAGATCCAGGTGGACATCGACCTGGACAAGGCGCGCGCGGTGGGCGTGTCCCCCATGGACGTGGGCCAGCGCATCGGCTCGGAGAACCTGGACCTGCCCGCGGGCCGGTTGCAACTCGGCTCCACGGAGCTGACGGTGCGCTCGCTCGGACAGTTCAAGAGCGTGGAGGAGCTGCGGCAGTTGCCGGTGGCGCAGAGCCGCACGGGCGCGCAGGTGCGGCTGGAGGAGATCGCCACCGTCACCGACGGAGCCGAGGAGCGGCGCACCACGACGCGCCTCAATGGCCAGGACGCGGTCATCCTGGAGATCGTCAAGCAGCCGGGCTCGAACACCGTGGCGGTGAGCGACGCGGTGAAGGCGGCGATGACGAAGCTCGTGCCCACGCTGGGCCACGAGTTCAAGACCACGCTGCTCATCGACCAGTCGGTGCCCATCCGCGAGAACGCCCACGAGGTGTGGATCGCCCTCGTCTTCGGTGGCGCGATGGCGGTGCTCATCATCCTGATGTTCCTGTTGGATCCGCGCGGCACCTTCATCTCGTCGCTCGCGCTGCCCACCTCGGTCATCGGCACGTTCTTCGTGATGTTCCTGCTCGACTACTCGCTCAACCAGATGACGCTGCTGGCGCTCTCGCTCGCCATCGGTCTGCTCATCGACGACGCGGTGGTGGTGCGCGAGGCCATCACCCACCGGCTGGAGCAGGGCGAGGACCCGATGTCCGCCGCCGCGAATGGCACGAAGGACGTGGGGCTCGCGGTGCTCGCGACCACGCTCGCGCTGGTGGCGGTGTTCGTCCCGGTGGCCTTCATGCCCGGCATGGTGGGCCAGTTCCTCCAGCAGTTCGGCATCACCATCTCCGTGGCGGTGCTCATCTCGCTCTTCATCTCCTTCACGTTGGATCCGATGTTGTCCGCGCGTCTGGCGAAGCAGCGCCAGGCGGGCGAGCACCACCAGGAGAACGCCCTGGCGCGCTCCATCCGCGGCTTCCTGGACGGCAGCGAGCGCGTCTACTCGCGCATCCTCCGCTGGGTGTTGGATCACAAGTGGGCCACCATGGGCATCACCCTGGTGGCGATGGTGCTGTCCTTCGGGGCCGCGCGCGGCCTGGGCTTCGAGTTGATGAGCCCGGAGGATCGCTCGCAGTTCTTCGTCCAGCTCATCCTGCCGGACTCCTCCAACCTGGAGCAGACGGGGGCCCGGGTGGCGCAGGCGGAGAAGCTGCTGCGGCAAGTCCCCGAGGTGACGGACATCTACTCCATCGTGGGAGAGAACGGCGACGTCAACAAGGCGCGCATCCGGGTGCTCACCACGCAGAAGCACGAGCGCACCCGGGGCATCCAGGCCATCAAGGAGGACGCGCGGGCCCGGCTCAATCCCGAGATGGTCGCCACCCGCGTGCTGATGATGGATCCGCCCATCATCGACGGCCTCGGCGGGGACTTCTATCCCATCATCCTGCGCGTCACCGGCCCGGACATGGCGAAGCTCCAGGTGGAAGCCGAGCGCCTCGCGGGCCTCCTGCACGAGATTCCCGGCACGGTGGACGTGCGTGTGGACTTCAACCCGCCCAAGCCCGAGCTGGCGATCGAGATCGATCGGGCGCGCGCCAAGGACCTGGGGTTGAGCGCCGCGGCGCTGGCCATGCAACTGCGGCTGGCCATTGGTGGCGACGTGTCGGCGAAGCTGCGCGAGGGCGTGGACGAGACGGACATCCGTGTGCGCCTGTCCTCGCGGGACCGGGACACGCCCGAGCGCGTGGGCCAGCTGCTGCTCGCCACGCCCCGGGGCATGGTGCCGGTGTCGGACGTGGCCAAGGTGGAGCTGCGCGACGGTCCGAGCGTCATCGAGCACGAGAACCGCCAGAAGCAGATCGCCGTCTATGCCCAGCTCAAGGACGCGGCCCTGGGCGACGTGGCGTCGGCGTTCCGGGAGAAGGTGGCCGCGCAGCCGCTGCCCCCGGGCTACTCGCTCATCTACGACGGGCAGATGAAGATGCTCACCGAGCAGAACGACGCCTTCGGCTCGGCGTTCATCCTGGCCTTCGTCTTCATCTACATGGTGCTCGCCAGCCAGTTCGAGTCCTTCAAGCACCCCTTCACCATCATGGTGTCGCTGCCGCTGGCGCTCGTGGGTGCGCTCTTGGGCCTGTACTTCGGCGGCTTCCACGTCTCCATGGGCGCCATGATTGGCATCATCTTGTTGATGGGCCTGGTGACGAAGAACGCCATCCTCCTGGTGGACGGCGCGCTGCAGTACCTGCGCGAGGGCGCCACGGTGGACGAGGCGCTCATGAAGGCGGGGCCGCGCCGGCTGCGTCCCATCCTCATGACGAGCGCCGCCATGGCCATCGGCATGGTGCCCACCGCCATCGGCCAGGGCGTGGGCTCCGAGTTCCGCGCCCCCATGGCCATCGCGGTCATCGGCGGCGTCATCACCTCCACCTTCCTCACGCTGTTGGTGGTCCCCGTGGTCTTCGCGGCCATGGAGAGCCTGGGCTTCTCCAAGCGCGCTCCGAAGTCGGCCGACGCCCCGGTCCTCCCCATTCCCGAGCCGAGGCAGCACAGCGACCGCGCCGCCTGA
- a CDS encoding TolC family protein has translation MSIRRSAGSLRRPLSLLLLASLAPLGALAQTPSDAPVQQQPSAPPAAGESPAPGTLRTATLRETLLLAAKQSPDVVAARAQAAVAAAGVNRAWTAWQPELTVSAQFVHSSAPAQFDLGSIVQLVGGVFALQPANPQFIPGPVVITAENSHYATVQISQPLFTPAGVFLIGPAKAGAEAAELGALEAREQVLLAVARTYLGLQGIVQLTAAAREAEAVALQREAESKAQLDVGMTVEAALLRAQTETAQARVQLAQLSGQYTQLLALLGALVGEPVQPVPLENSDSSWRIPSEDQRPWEDTYAVRSAELVVRANEGKVTYDRFAWLPSVVAQGRGLYNSNTGFTGQNTSYEVSVAASLPLYDRGQRYAALHEDEARLAQARAQYESARARARANWVAAQANLEAARVALTQAESQSQLAARVQQQVAAGYKAGVATSLEMSDADNRRFLAASSAAQARSQLEVRRVELAAAAGRIAASLEPDDAASPQ, from the coding sequence ATGTCCATCCGACGCTCCGCCGGCTCCCTCCGGCGCCCCCTGTCCCTGTTGCTGCTGGCCTCCCTCGCTCCGCTCGGCGCGCTCGCCCAGACGCCCTCGGACGCGCCCGTCCAGCAGCAGCCCTCCGCCCCGCCCGCCGCCGGGGAGTCTCCCGCCCCGGGCACGTTGCGCACCGCCACGCTGCGCGAGACGCTCCTGCTCGCCGCGAAGCAGAGCCCGGACGTGGTCGCCGCCCGGGCCCAGGCCGCCGTGGCCGCCGCGGGCGTCAACCGCGCCTGGACGGCGTGGCAGCCCGAGCTGACGGTCAGCGCGCAGTTCGTCCATTCCAGCGCTCCGGCGCAGTTCGATCTGGGCTCCATCGTCCAGCTGGTGGGAGGCGTCTTCGCGCTCCAGCCCGCCAACCCGCAGTTCATCCCGGGCCCCGTCGTCATCACAGCGGAGAACTCGCACTACGCGACGGTGCAGATCTCCCAGCCGCTCTTCACGCCCGCGGGCGTCTTCCTCATCGGCCCGGCGAAGGCGGGCGCGGAGGCGGCGGAGCTGGGGGCCCTCGAGGCGCGCGAGCAGGTGCTGCTGGCGGTGGCGCGCACCTACCTGGGGTTGCAGGGCATCGTCCAGCTCACGGCGGCGGCGCGCGAGGCGGAGGCGGTGGCGCTCCAGCGCGAGGCCGAGTCCAAGGCGCAGCTCGACGTGGGCATGACGGTGGAGGCGGCGCTCCTGCGCGCCCAGACGGAGACGGCCCAGGCGCGCGTGCAACTGGCGCAGCTGTCCGGCCAGTACACGCAATTGCTCGCGCTCCTGGGCGCCCTGGTGGGCGAGCCCGTGCAGCCGGTGCCCCTCGAGAACTCGGACTCCTCCTGGCGGATTCCCTCCGAGGACCAGCGGCCCTGGGAGGACACCTACGCGGTGCGCTCGGCGGAGCTGGTGGTGCGGGCCAACGAGGGCAAGGTGACGTATGACCGCTTCGCGTGGCTGCCGAGCGTCGTCGCCCAGGGCCGGGGCCTCTACAACTCCAACACGGGCTTCACCGGGCAGAACACCTCCTACGAGGTGTCCGTCGCGGCCAGCCTGCCGCTGTACGACCGGGGCCAGCGCTACGCGGCCCTGCACGAGGACGAGGCGCGTCTGGCCCAGGCTCGGGCGCAGTACGAGTCGGCGCGGGCCCGCGCTCGCGCCAACTGGGTGGCGGCCCAGGCCAACCTGGAGGCCGCGCGGGTGGCGCTGACCCAGGCCGAGTCCCAGTCGCAGCTCGCCGCCCGGGTGCAGCAGCAGGTGGCCGCCGGCTACAAGGCCGGAGTGGCCACCAGCCTGGAGATGTCGGACGCGGACAATCGCCGCTTCCTCGCCGCCAGCAGCGCGGCCCAGGCCCGCTCCCAGTTGGAGGTGCGTCGCGTGGAGCTGGCGGCCGCCGCGGGCCGCATCGCCGCCTCGCTCGAGCCGGACGACGCCGCCTCGCCCCAGTGA
- a CDS encoding DUF99 family protein — MSSRLPPLPRVVGFDDAPFARRAGVRVSLAGVVCAGTRFEGLVWGHVRRDGWTATDEVCRLLVGGKFLPQLHLVLLDGLAFGGFNLVDLPRLAHTLGKPCVAVMRRMPDLEAVERALRHLSRPRARLELLRRAGPIHQRGGFTFQVQGAEPEWVEEALQRLTDTGRVPEALRLAHLIGSAVMTGESSKRA; from the coding sequence ATGAGCTCGCGTCTGCCCCCCCTGCCCCGAGTCGTGGGCTTCGACGATGCCCCCTTCGCGCGACGCGCGGGCGTGCGCGTCAGCCTCGCGGGCGTGGTGTGCGCCGGGACGCGCTTCGAGGGACTCGTCTGGGGCCACGTGCGGCGCGACGGGTGGACGGCGACGGATGAGGTGTGCCGGCTGCTGGTGGGCGGCAAGTTCCTGCCCCAGCTCCACCTGGTGCTGCTGGATGGGCTCGCCTTCGGCGGCTTCAACCTGGTGGATCTGCCCCGCCTGGCACACACGCTCGGCAAGCCCTGTGTGGCGGTGATGCGGCGGATGCCGGACCTGGAGGCCGTGGAGCGGGCGCTGCGACACCTGTCGCGGCCCAGGGCGCGTCTGGAGTTGCTGCGGCGCGCGGGTCCCATCCATCAACGCGGCGGCTTCACCTTCCAGGTCCAAGGCGCGGAGCCCGAGTGGGTGGAGGAAGCACTCCAGCGCCTCACGGACACCGGCCGCGTGCCCGAGGCGCTGCGACTGGCCCACCTCATCGGCTCGGCGGTGATGACGGGAGAGAGCTCCAAGCGCGCCTGA
- a CDS encoding cold-shock protein — protein sequence MATGVVKWFNDAKGFGFITQDGGGEDVFCHHTAIQADGFRSLQEGQRVSFDVTRGPKGLQAQNVRPV from the coding sequence ATGGCAACCGGTGTGGTCAAGTGGTTCAATGACGCGAAGGGCTTCGGGTTCATCACGCAGGACGGCGGTGGCGAGGACGTGTTCTGCCACCACACCGCCATTCAGGCGGACGGCTTCCGCAGCCTGCAGGAGGGCCAGCGGGTGTCGTTCGATGTGACGCGCGGCCCCAAGGGCCTGCAGGCGCAGAACGTGCGTCCGGTCTGA
- a CDS encoding fatty acid desaturase family protein: MAYLALAVGLSILQWNLDRVYPVLYALGLFMGVTVAVISHNHNHLGIWKWRPANTFTNYVLALYYGTPTVAWVPTHNQTHHKLNFAEGDTSRGPKFFKKNHLLSLLVYPTLTGLEQAPEISAYMKNLYQRDKKAFAWAFSEFVVYFGTMAVLLVLDWRKALLFFVIPQQFSLFMIQVFNYVQHIEVDTGSAWNHSRNFVSPVLNALLFNNGYHTVHHQKPGVHWSQTPALHAEHAHNIHPELLVKSWWGFMFSTFILRPFLPARPPTFNPSSSSAASAASASMAGAETT; encoded by the coding sequence GTGGCCTACCTCGCGCTCGCCGTGGGCCTTTCCATCCTGCAGTGGAACCTGGATCGAGTGTACCCGGTGCTCTACGCCCTGGGCCTCTTCATGGGGGTCACGGTGGCGGTCATCAGCCACAATCACAACCACCTGGGTATCTGGAAGTGGCGGCCGGCCAACACGTTCACCAACTACGTGCTCGCGCTCTACTACGGCACGCCGACGGTGGCCTGGGTGCCCACCCACAACCAGACGCACCACAAGCTGAACTTCGCCGAGGGTGACACCTCGCGCGGCCCCAAGTTCTTCAAGAAGAACCACCTGCTGTCGCTGCTCGTCTACCCCACGCTCACGGGCCTGGAGCAGGCGCCGGAGATCTCCGCCTACATGAAGAACCTGTACCAGCGCGACAAGAAGGCCTTCGCCTGGGCGTTCTCCGAGTTCGTCGTGTACTTCGGCACCATGGCGGTGTTGCTGGTGCTCGACTGGCGCAAGGCGCTGCTCTTCTTCGTCATCCCCCAGCAGTTCTCGCTGTTCATGATCCAGGTGTTCAACTACGTGCAGCACATCGAGGTGGACACGGGCAGCGCCTGGAACCACTCGCGCAACTTCGTCTCCCCGGTGCTCAACGCGCTGCTCTTCAACAACGGCTACCACACGGTGCACCACCAGAAGCCGGGCGTGCACTGGTCGCAGACGCCCGCGCTGCACGCCGAGCACGCCCACAACATCCACCCCGAGCTGCTGGTGAAGAGCTGGTGGGGCTTCATGTTCAGCACCTTCATCCTGCGGCCCTTCCTGCCCGCGCGCCCGCCCACCTTCAACCCGTCGTCGTCCTCGGCCGCGTCGGCCGCGTCGGCGTCCATGGCCGGGGCGGAGACGACCTAG
- a CDS encoding transcriptional regulator encodes MTREFVPPPRGVTVRGALEAELASAPETGLTAKELSGLVGISEKDVAGHLEHLEKSLKAGGAALTVLPAECVACGYVFRDRKRLSRPGSCPECRSTRIDPPAFLIR; translated from the coding sequence ATGACCCGAGAGTTCGTTCCGCCCCCCCGGGGCGTCACCGTCCGCGGAGCCCTGGAGGCGGAGCTGGCCTCGGCGCCCGAGACGGGCCTCACCGCGAAGGAGCTGTCCGGCCTCGTGGGCATCTCCGAGAAGGACGTGGCCGGCCACCTGGAGCACCTGGAGAAGTCCCTCAAGGCCGGAGGGGCCGCGCTCACGGTGCTCCCCGCCGAGTGCGTCGCGTGTGGTTATGTCTTCCGCGACCGCAAGCGCCTGTCCCGGCCCGGTTCCTGCCCGGAGTGCCGCTCCACCCGCATCGATCCGCCCGCCTTCCTCATCCGCTGA
- a CDS encoding sodium-translocating pyrophosphatase, giving the protein MIPTSLSAKAARILGFLAVLASSTARASEADLILPDFRSVTFLGGSVNGATLLMVGIAICIVGLVFGVLQFSALRRLPVHKAMLEISELIYATCQTYLVTQGKLILILEVLIGAVMVVYFGFLRHLEPLKVIAILVASLMGIAGSYGVAWFGIRVNTFANSRTTFASLRGKPYPTYAIPLQAGISIGMVLVSVELLLMLLILLVIPADYAGSVFIGFAIGESLGASVLRIAGGIFTKIADIGSDLMKIVFKIKEDDARNPGVIADCAGDNAGDSVGPSADGFETYGVTSVALITFILLAVPVQYQAQLLVWIFMMSSAMVLASLASYFINGIIQGGLYKNADQMDFEKPLTVLVWLTSGVSVVVTFLVSWLLIPDLAGDNTLWLRLSAIVTCGTLAGAIIPEAIKVFTSTNSRHVREVVTASREGGASLNVISGLVAGNFSAYWMGIIIMLLMAGAYYFSLGIPSTLMIAPAVFAFGLVAFGFLSMAPVTIAVDSYGPVTDNAQSVYELSLIENVPNVKQEIQKDFGFTPDFDKGKDFLEQNDGAGNTFKATSKPVLIGTAVVGATTMIFSIIVLLVGITTGTDGLRALDPANTDKLSLLHAPFLLGLIAGGAVVYWFSGASMQAVSTGAYRAVEFIKANIKLEGVEKASVEDSKRVVAICTQYAQKGMINIFLGVFCSTLAFACFESFFFVGYLISIAIFGLYQALFMANAGGAWDNAKKLVEVELKAKGSELHAATVVGDTVGDPFKDTSSVALNPVIKFTTLFGLLAVELAVELKQAGQGTLTQVIAAVLFLVSFVFVYRSFYGMRIETPMSALVGETPKTDVKTA; this is encoded by the coding sequence ATGATTCCCACATCCCTCTCCGCCAAGGCAGCCAGGATCCTCGGGTTCCTGGCGGTACTGGCCAGCAGCACCGCCCGCGCGAGCGAGGCGGATCTCATCCTCCCGGACTTCCGCTCCGTCACCTTCCTGGGTGGCTCGGTGAACGGGGCCACCCTGCTCATGGTGGGTATCGCCATCTGCATCGTGGGCCTGGTGTTCGGCGTGCTCCAGTTCTCCGCGCTGCGCCGCCTGCCGGTGCACAAGGCGATGCTGGAGATCTCCGAGCTCATCTACGCCACGTGCCAGACGTACCTCGTCACCCAGGGCAAGCTCATCCTCATCCTCGAGGTGCTCATCGGCGCGGTGATGGTGGTGTACTTCGGCTTCCTGCGCCACCTGGAGCCGCTCAAGGTCATCGCCATCCTGGTGGCGAGCCTGATGGGCATCGCCGGCAGCTATGGCGTGGCCTGGTTCGGCATCCGGGTGAACACGTTCGCCAACAGCCGCACCACCTTCGCGTCGCTGCGCGGCAAGCCCTACCCCACCTACGCCATCCCCCTGCAGGCGGGCATCTCCATCGGCATGGTGCTCGTGTCCGTCGAGCTGTTGCTGATGCTGCTCATCCTCCTGGTGATTCCGGCGGACTACGCGGGCTCGGTGTTCATCGGCTTCGCCATCGGCGAGTCGCTGGGCGCGAGCGTGCTGCGCATCGCGGGCGGTATCTTCACGAAGATCGCCGACATCGGCTCGGACCTGATGAAGATCGTCTTCAAGATCAAGGAAGACGACGCGCGCAACCCGGGCGTCATCGCCGACTGCGCGGGTGACAACGCGGGTGACTCGGTGGGTCCGTCCGCGGACGGCTTCGAGACCTACGGCGTGACGAGCGTGGCGCTCATCACCTTCATCCTGCTGGCGGTGCCCGTGCAGTACCAGGCGCAGCTGCTCGTGTGGATCTTCATGATGAGCAGCGCCATGGTGCTCGCGAGCCTCGCCTCGTACTTCATCAACGGCATCATCCAGGGCGGCCTGTACAAGAACGCCGACCAGATGGACTTCGAGAAGCCCCTCACGGTGCTCGTGTGGCTCACCTCGGGCGTGTCCGTGGTGGTGACGTTCCTCGTGTCCTGGCTGCTCATCCCGGATCTGGCGGGAGACAACACGCTGTGGCTGCGCCTGAGCGCCATCGTGACGTGCGGCACGCTCGCGGGCGCCATCATCCCCGAGGCCATCAAGGTCTTCACCTCCACCAACAGCCGCCACGTGCGCGAGGTGGTGACGGCGTCGCGCGAGGGTGGCGCGTCCCTGAACGTCATCTCGGGTCTGGTGGCCGGTAACTTCTCGGCCTACTGGATGGGCATCATCATCATGCTGCTCATGGCCGGCGCGTACTACTTCAGCCTCGGCATCCCGAGCACGCTGATGATCGCCCCGGCGGTGTTCGCCTTCGGTCTGGTGGCCTTCGGCTTCCTGAGCATGGCGCCGGTCACCATCGCGGTGGACTCGTACGGCCCGGTGACGGACAACGCGCAGAGCGTGTACGAGCTGTCGCTCATCGAGAACGTCCCCAACGTGAAGCAGGAGATCCAGAAGGACTTCGGCTTCACGCCGGACTTCGACAAGGGCAAGGACTTCCTCGAGCAGAACGACGGCGCGGGCAACACGTTCAAGGCCACGTCCAAGCCGGTGCTCATCGGCACCGCGGTGGTGGGCGCCACGACGATGATCTTCTCCATCATCGTGCTGCTGGTGGGCATCACCACGGGCACCGACGGCCTGCGCGCGCTCGACCCGGCCAACACGGACAAGCTGTCGCTGCTGCACGCGCCCTTCCTGCTCGGCCTCATCGCCGGCGGCGCCGTGGTGTACTGGTTCTCCGGCGCCTCCATGCAGGCGGTGTCCACGGGCGCCTACCGCGCGGTGGAGTTCATCAAGGCCAACATCAAGCTCGAGGGCGTGGAGAAGGCGAGCGTGGAGGACTCCAAGCGCGTGGTGGCCATCTGCACCCAGTACGCGCAGAAGGGGATGATCAACATCTTCCTCGGCGTGTTCTGCAGCACGCTGGCGTTCGCCTGCTTCGAGTCCTTCTTCTTCGTGGGCTACCTCATCTCCATCGCCATCTTCGGTCTGTACCAGGCGCTCTTCATGGCCAACGCCGGTGGCGCGTGGGACAACGCGAAGAAGCTGGTGGAAGTGGAGCTCAAGGCCAAGGGCTCGGAGCTGCACGCGGCCACGGTGGTCGGTGACACGGTGGGTGACCCCTTCAAGGACACCTCCTCCGTCGCGCTCAACCCGGTCATCAAGTTCACCACCCTCTTCGGCCTGCTCGCCGTGGAGCTGGCGGTGGAGCTCAAGCAGGCCGGCCAGGGCACCCTCACCCAGGTGATCGCCGCCGTCCTCTTCCTGGTGTCCTTCGTGTTCGTGTACCGCTCGTTCTACGGCATGCGCATCGAGACCCCGATGTCCGCCCTCGTCGGCGAGACGCCCAAGACGGACGTGAAGACGGCCTAG
- a CDS encoding short-chain fatty acid transporter, with amino-acid sequence METLVRIAEALGRFSARYVPGSFAIAVLLSLFTMGLAVGWTDTPAPRVLDAWGAGFWELLSFSMQMALVMFTGYLLALTRPVRALLEWLAGLARGPRSAVVLMAMVSMGLAYLNWGLSLVASAMLVRFVARRRPEVDYRLLVACAYFGLGATWHAGLSASAPLLVATPGHFLEKQLGLIPIERTLLSPFNLGLTAAVVTGLTLLAWALHPSPERAVRVDPKVLERFQDFEPPERPVGNSPALWLDYAPVLSTVFGVLGVVWFARALWLGGGWKAINLNAVNFLFLTLAVLLHGTPARLLKASEEAASVLHGIVLQFPLYAGIYGIFKATGLTERIGQLFVSLSTTATFPAIVYLYSGVVNYFVPSGGSKWAIEAPYLLEAARTLGVAPEKVVLAYAWGDMATDLIQPFWALPLLAVARLDFKDILGFLLVAFVFYLPLVTLAFFVWG; translated from the coding sequence GTGGAAACCCTCGTTCGCATCGCCGAGGCGCTCGGCCGTTTCTCCGCGCGCTACGTGCCCGGCTCGTTCGCCATCGCGGTGCTGCTGTCGCTCTTCACGATGGGGCTGGCGGTGGGGTGGACGGACACGCCCGCGCCGCGCGTGCTGGACGCGTGGGGGGCGGGCTTCTGGGAGCTCTTGAGCTTCTCCATGCAGATGGCGCTGGTGATGTTCACCGGCTACCTGCTGGCGCTCACCCGTCCGGTGCGCGCGCTGCTCGAGTGGCTCGCGGGGCTGGCGCGGGGACCGAGGAGCGCGGTGGTGCTCATGGCCATGGTGTCCATGGGGCTGGCCTACCTCAACTGGGGCCTGTCGCTGGTGGCGAGCGCCATGCTGGTGCGCTTCGTGGCGCGGCGCCGGCCCGAGGTGGACTACCGGCTGCTCGTGGCGTGCGCGTACTTCGGCCTGGGGGCCACGTGGCACGCGGGCCTGTCCGCCTCGGCCCCGCTGCTGGTGGCCACGCCGGGGCACTTCCTGGAGAAGCAGCTGGGCCTCATCCCCATCGAGCGCACGCTGCTGTCGCCCTTCAACCTCGGGCTCACCGCGGCGGTGGTGACGGGGCTCACGCTGCTGGCCTGGGCGCTGCACCCCAGCCCCGAGCGCGCGGTGCGGGTGGACCCCAAGGTGCTCGAGCGCTTCCAGGACTTCGAGCCGCCCGAGCGGCCCGTGGGCAACAGCCCCGCGCTCTGGCTGGACTACGCGCCCGTGCTCTCCACGGTGTTCGGCGTGCTGGGGGTGGTGTGGTTCGCGCGCGCGCTGTGGCTTGGCGGGGGCTGGAAGGCCATCAACCTCAACGCGGTGAACTTCCTCTTCCTCACCCTGGCGGTGCTGCTGCATGGCACGCCCGCGCGGCTGCTCAAGGCGAGCGAGGAGGCCGCGAGCGTGCTGCACGGCATCGTGTTGCAGTTCCCGCTCTACGCGGGCATCTACGGCATCTTCAAGGCCACCGGCCTCACCGAGCGCATCGGCCAGCTCTTCGTGTCGCTGTCCACCACGGCCACCTTCCCCGCCATCGTGTATCTCTACAGCGGCGTGGTGAACTACTTCGTGCCCTCGGGCGGCTCCAAGTGGGCCATCGAGGCGCCCTACCTCCTGGAGGCCGCGCGCACGCTCGGCGTGGCGCCGGAGAAGGTGGTGCTCGCGTATGCCTGGGGGGACATGGCCACCGACCTCATCCAGCCCTTCTGGGCCCTGCCGCTGCTCGCGGTGGCCCGGCTCGACTTCAAGGACATCCTCGGCTTTCTGCTGGTGGCTTTTGTCTTCTACCTGCCACTCGTCACCCTCGCCTTTTTCGTCTGGGGTTGA
- a CDS encoding type II toxin-antitoxin system RelE family toxin: MAYRVHIPVELWSTLKALPPALVEQVHRRLDGIAQLAEVAPPLNPLWLKLGATDRPLLRCIVDGHALLYEVDESCRTVSVLDVELEETESLFPGADSFSAREHH, encoded by the coding sequence ATGGCCTACCGCGTCCATATCCCCGTGGAGTTGTGGAGCACCCTCAAGGCGCTCCCGCCCGCGCTCGTCGAGCAGGTTCATCGGCGCCTGGATGGCATCGCCCAGTTGGCCGAGGTGGCTCCTCCGCTCAACCCGCTCTGGTTGAAGCTCGGCGCCACCGATCGGCCCCTGTTGCGCTGCATCGTGGACGGCCACGCGCTCCTCTACGAGGTCGACGAGTCCTGCCGCACCGTCTCCGTGCTCGATGTGGAGCTGGAGGAGACCGAATCGCTCTTCCCGGGCGCGGACTCGTTCTCCGCGCGCGAACACCACTGA